In the genome of Rhizobium rhizogenes, one region contains:
- a CDS encoding mechanosensitive ion channel family protein, which produces MDVRLMFGGLMYGGRVLGGRRGAWRRDGAVAAVLLAGFSLLCAFLLSTMPVSAQDGANPAPVVIQASAVEQARTDLDKWKSDVAAIAGQVEAGGSDDVQLVDLKGRADGIAADAAASNTKLRTRLDQIKTRLEALGEPPAEGQPPEASMVTEERARLTAERAEVNAIAGEVESISTNAAQISNNITAIRRALFAATLFKRTEISAQTLGDASSAFVTELTNLNNAFSSWAGFVWNYKRLPMFGAVTLSIMAALLFLVGGYRFFGSRMDRRAFTGEPSYLRRLSVAFWSTMVQSLSLLLFLVTSAFFLDNFNVLRSDIAPILFGAMAITGFVYFVSRLSYAIFAPTQPEWRLLQVSNKGAHTLSSAVLLMALVNGLDYLFGTISETLYSPLIVTVAKSFVASIIIGIILLTVSFLRPVIGEGQDYDTGNQRLPRWLVILLRVGGLILIGACLTGYVGLARFLATQIVATGAVLATMYIGILSGKAISRQGAFAESLAGRYFARRFGLGVVALDQAGLAAGLGIYAVALAFGVPLILFSWGFQPGDIESWAYRLLTGITVGNASISLIGLFGGVLVFAIGYIITRWFQRWLDNNVMARGQVDAGVRNSVKTGIGYLGIAVAAIFGVSSAGLNLSSLALVASALSVGIGFGLQNIVSNFVSGLILLVERPFKVGDWVVTGTTEGTVKRLSVRATEIETFRGQSIIVPNSEFVNSSVGNWTHRNRIMRAEIPVSVAYDSDPQQVMDILLELVRAQPPVLRNPEPHVEFLRFGDFSLDFELRFHLADLSNGLGVKNALRIAILQRFRDEGIAIPFPQRNLNIHVEGDANPQMLAALLSEEGDKAVVAHTGAAAPEKEALKGEKPTEPKEKPGAKA; this is translated from the coding sequence ATGGATGTGCGGTTGATGTTCGGCGGATTGATGTATGGCGGGCGGGTGCTCGGCGGGCGGCGGGGTGCATGGCGGCGAGACGGCGCCGTGGCTGCGGTGCTGCTGGCGGGATTTTCCCTTCTTTGCGCCTTCCTGCTGTCCACGATGCCGGTCTCGGCGCAGGATGGCGCGAACCCCGCTCCGGTGGTTATCCAGGCTTCCGCCGTCGAGCAGGCGAGGACGGATCTCGACAAATGGAAGTCCGATGTCGCGGCCATTGCCGGGCAGGTGGAGGCGGGCGGCAGCGATGACGTCCAGCTGGTCGACCTGAAAGGCCGGGCCGACGGCATCGCCGCCGATGCGGCGGCGAGCAACACCAAGCTGCGCACGCGGCTGGACCAGATCAAGACCCGCCTCGAAGCGCTGGGCGAACCGCCGGCCGAAGGCCAGCCGCCGGAAGCGAGCATGGTGACGGAGGAGCGCGCCCGGCTGACGGCGGAGCGTGCGGAAGTGAATGCCATTGCCGGCGAGGTGGAGAGCATTTCCACCAATGCCGCGCAGATTTCCAACAATATCACCGCGATTCGCCGGGCGCTCTTTGCCGCCACCCTGTTCAAGCGCACCGAAATTTCGGCGCAGACGCTGGGTGACGCATCCTCCGCCTTTGTCACGGAGCTTACCAATCTCAACAACGCCTTCAGCAGCTGGGCGGGTTTCGTGTGGAACTACAAGCGGCTGCCGATGTTCGGTGCCGTGACGCTGTCGATCATGGCGGCGCTGCTGTTTCTGGTCGGCGGTTACCGCTTTTTCGGCAGCCGCATGGACCGGCGCGCCTTTACGGGGGAGCCTTCCTATCTCAGAAGGCTTTCGGTGGCCTTCTGGTCGACCATGGTGCAGTCGCTGTCGCTGCTGCTGTTTCTGGTCACCTCGGCGTTCTTCCTCGATAATTTCAACGTGCTGCGGTCCGACATAGCGCCGATCCTGTTCGGGGCGATGGCGATCACGGGCTTCGTTTATTTCGTCTCACGGCTGAGCTATGCGATCTTTGCGCCGACGCAGCCGGAGTGGCGTCTGCTGCAGGTTTCCAACAAGGGCGCGCATACGCTGTCCTCGGCGGTGCTCCTGATGGCGCTCGTCAACGGTCTCGATTATCTGTTCGGCACGATCAGCGAGACGCTCTATTCGCCGCTGATCGTCACCGTCGCCAAGAGTTTCGTTGCCTCGATCATCATCGGCATCATCCTGCTGACCGTATCGTTCCTGCGGCCGGTGATCGGGGAGGGGCAGGATTACGACACCGGCAACCAGCGGCTGCCGCGCTGGCTGGTCATTCTGCTGCGTGTCGGCGGTCTCATTCTCATCGGCGCGTGCCTGACGGGTTATGTCGGTCTTGCGCGTTTCCTTGCCACGCAGATCGTCGCCACCGGCGCGGTGCTGGCGACGATGTATATCGGCATTCTCTCCGGCAAGGCGATTTCGAGGCAGGGCGCCTTTGCGGAATCTCTCGCCGGCCGTTACTTCGCGCGGCGTTTCGGTCTCGGCGTGGTCGCGCTCGATCAGGCCGGCCTTGCCGCGGGCCTCGGCATCTATGCCGTGGCGCTGGCCTTCGGCGTGCCGCTCATCCTGTTTTCCTGGGGCTTCCAGCCGGGCGATATCGAAAGCTGGGCCTATCGCCTGCTGACCGGCATCACCGTCGGCAATGCCTCCATCTCGCTGATCGGTCTGTTCGGTGGTGTCCTGGTCTTCGCCATCGGTTATATCATCACCCGCTGGTTCCAGAGGTGGCTGGACAACAACGTCATGGCGCGCGGGCAGGTGGATGCCGGCGTGCGCAACTCGGTCAAGACCGGCATCGGTTATCTCGGCATCGCCGTTGCCGCCATCTTCGGCGTTTCCTCCGCCGGCCTCAACCTTTCCAGCCTGGCGCTGGTCGCCTCCGCCCTTTCGGTCGGTATCGGTTTTGGCCTGCAGAACATCGTGTCGAACTTTGTGTCCGGCCTTATCCTGCTGGTGGAGCGCCCCTTCAAGGTGGGTGACTGGGTGGTGACCGGCACCACGGAAGGCACCGTCAAGCGGCTTTCCGTGCGCGCGACCGAGATCGAGACCTTTCGCGGCCAGTCGATCATTGTGCCGAACTCGGAGTTCGTCAATTCCTCGGTCGGCAACTGGACGCATCGCAATCGCATCATGCGCGCGGAAATCCCGGTTTCCGTGGCTTACGATTCCGATCCGCAGCAGGTCATGGATATTCTTCTGGAACTCGTGCGTGCCCAGCCGCCGGTGCTGCGCAACCCCGAACCGCATGTGGAATTCCTGCGCTTCGGCGATTTTTCGCTGGACTTCGAGCTGCGTTTCCATCTCGCCGATCTGTCGAACGGGCTTGGCGTGAAGAATGCGCTGAGGATCGCAATCCTGCAGCGTTTCCGCGACGAGGGGATCGCCATTCCGTTCCCGCAGCGCAACCTGAACATCCACGTGGAAGGCGACGCCAACCCGCAGATGCTGGCGGCGCTGCTTTCGGAGGAGGGTGACAAGGCGGTGGTGGCCCATACGGGTGCCGCAGCGCCGGAGAAAGAGGCCTTGAAGGGCGAGAAGCCGACTGAGCCGAAGGAGAAACCCGGCGCGAAAGCGTAG
- a CDS encoding GlsB/YeaQ/YmgE family stress response membrane protein, whose translation MESAGIGWIAAIIIGGVAGWLAEQFMKSNMGVFMNILLGIVGAIVANAILSVFGIVLTGWLGYLIAGFIGACILIAIGRAFRRG comes from the coding sequence ATGGAATCTGCTGGTATTGGCTGGATCGCAGCTATCATCATCGGTGGTGTCGCCGGGTGGCTCGCCGAACAATTCATGAAAAGCAATATGGGTGTTTTCATGAACATCCTTCTTGGAATCGTCGGCGCGATCGTCGCCAACGCCATCCTGTCGGTGTTCGGAATCGTTTTGACGGGCTGGCTCGGTTACCTCATCGCCGGCTTCATCGGCGCCTGCATCCTCATCGCCATCGGCAGAGCTTTCAGACGTGGCTGA
- a CDS encoding PACE efflux transporter — MRSLPDRIRHALSFEIIGLLLIVPLGALVFHMPMEDIGIVGLVSATLATAWNYLYNLGFDHAMQRLKGTTLKTPAIRVAHAILFELGLLIVLMPFIAWYLGISLAHALVMDISFALFYVVYAFVFNWSYDRIFPLPEWQSQDAV; from the coding sequence TTGCGTTCCCTGCCCGATCGTATCCGCCATGCGCTCAGCTTCGAAATCATCGGCCTTCTGCTCATCGTGCCGCTTGGCGCGCTTGTGTTCCATATGCCGATGGAAGATATCGGCATTGTCGGCCTCGTCAGTGCCACCCTCGCCACCGCCTGGAACTATCTTTACAATCTGGGCTTCGACCACGCCATGCAGCGCCTGAAGGGCACGACGTTGAAAACACCCGCCATCCGCGTCGCCCATGCCATTCTGTTCGAACTCGGCCTGCTGATCGTGCTCATGCCCTTCATCGCCTGGTATCTCGGCATCAGCCTCGCCCATGCTCTGGTGATGGATATCTCGTTTGCGCTGTTTTACGTGGTCTACGCTTTTGTCTTCAACTGGAGCTACGACCGGATTTTCCCGCTGCCGGAATGGCAGTCGCAGGATGCCGTCTGA
- a CDS encoding dienelactone hydrolase family protein yields the protein MRFLVVCCLLLISVLSGTGAATAAGLRLIEVPSTDGKAPIRAAVWSPCAAAPVESRIGPFVLPAVRDCPIIDGQYPLIVISHGFAGTYFSHRDTAEALADAGFIVAALNHPGDNAIDMKRAGELSALTDRPADIVRLLDHMLTSWKEAGVIDAGRIGIFGFSRGGYTALVLAGGVPDFLNSRLPCPDEQAPICAQMRDKSAVAKDRVHDKRVRAAVLADPLNAFPGAENLKDIGIPVQLWRSEQGGDGIVPQDIARLRDELPKKPDYRTVKGAGHFSFIAPCPAEMAKALPQVCSDVPGFDRAEFHRGFNADVVSFFRASLR from the coding sequence ATGCGATTCCTGGTGGTGTGTTGCCTTCTTCTGATTTCCGTTCTTTCCGGGACGGGCGCTGCCACGGCCGCCGGCCTGCGGTTGATCGAGGTTCCATCCACTGATGGCAAAGCTCCCATCAGGGCGGCTGTCTGGTCGCCTTGCGCGGCAGCGCCGGTGGAAAGCCGCATCGGTCCCTTCGTACTGCCTGCGGTGCGCGATTGCCCGATCATTGACGGGCAATATCCGCTTATCGTCATTTCCCATGGTTTCGCCGGCACATATTTCAGCCATCGGGATACGGCGGAGGCGCTGGCGGATGCCGGTTTCATCGTCGCGGCGCTTAATCATCCCGGCGATAATGCGATCGATATGAAGCGGGCAGGCGAGCTTTCCGCGCTGACCGACCGGCCGGCGGATATCGTCCGCCTGCTTGATCATATGCTGACAAGCTGGAAAGAGGCCGGCGTCATCGATGCCGGGCGGATCGGTATCTTCGGATTTTCCCGCGGCGGTTACACGGCGCTGGTGCTTGCCGGCGGCGTGCCGGATTTTTTAAACAGCAGATTGCCATGCCCGGACGAGCAGGCGCCGATATGCGCGCAGATGCGGGACAAAAGCGCTGTTGCGAAAGACCGGGTTCACGATAAGCGGGTAAGGGCCGCGGTTCTTGCGGACCCGCTCAATGCCTTTCCCGGCGCTGAAAATCTGAAAGATATCGGTATTCCTGTCCAGCTGTGGCGTTCGGAACAGGGCGGTGATGGCATTGTGCCGCAGGATATTGCGAGATTGCGCGATGAACTGCCGAAGAAACCGGACTACCGGACGGTGAAGGGGGCAGGGCATTTCTCGTTCATCGCGCCTTGCCCGGCAGAAATGGCAAAAGCTTTGCCGCAGGTTTGCAGCGATGTGCCCGGTTTCGACCGGGCAGAGTTTCATCGCGGTTTCAACGCCGATGTCGTCAGCTTTTTCAGGGCCTCGCTGCGCTGA
- a CDS encoding ABC-type transport auxiliary lipoprotein family protein, with protein sequence MTDQKRRALLAVPLLAALMTGCAGAPKNDTFDLSVSSAAVAQGPSLKSRQLLIADPTALKALDSENIVVRLSGSEVQYLGNSQWSDRLPRMVQSKLVEAFEDTGKLGGVGRPGQGLAIDYQVVTDIRAFEVDTAKNTANIEMSVKLLNDRNGTVKAQEVFRASARVSGSGNANFVKALDQAFAVATREIVAWTLKSL encoded by the coding sequence ATGACCGACCAGAAGCGCCGTGCTCTTCTTGCAGTGCCGCTGCTTGCCGCCCTGATGACGGGCTGCGCGGGTGCGCCGAAGAACGATACGTTCGATCTCTCCGTGTCGTCTGCGGCTGTTGCGCAGGGACCTTCGCTCAAGAGCCGGCAGCTGCTGATCGCCGATCCGACCGCGCTCAAGGCGCTGGACAGCGAAAATATCGTGGTGCGCCTTTCCGGTTCGGAAGTGCAATATCTCGGTAATTCGCAATGGAGCGACCGCCTGCCGCGCATGGTGCAGTCCAAGCTCGTGGAAGCGTTCGAAGATACCGGCAAGCTCGGCGGCGTCGGCCGGCCGGGGCAGGGGCTGGCGATCGACTATCAGGTCGTGACGGATATTCGCGCCTTCGAGGTGGATACGGCGAAAAACACGGCCAATATCGAAATGTCGGTGAAGCTTCTGAACGACCGCAACGGTACGGTGAAGGCGCAGGAAGTGTTCCGCGCCAGCGCCCGTGTCAGCGGCTCCGGCAACGCCAATTTCGTGAAGGCGCTGGATCAGGCCTTTGCCGTGGCGACGCGGGAGATCGTGGCCTGGACGCTGAAGTCGCTTTAA
- a CDS encoding MlaD family protein: METKANYTIVGIFTLIVIAAAFGFVYWMAEFGRGGPTAQLVVRIPGSANGLSVGSPVRFNGIPVGTVRGLAIDRDDPAYSIAFTEVQADAPVFPSTRAVLEIQGLTGAAYIELSGGNKDGERILQKSAETGVPAELTADLSSVTNLLATADKILKRADGAIGELQGFVQDARGPLTQTVRNAEKFSDALAANSDGIKNFIASLSSLSTTVQSVSVRLDGTLTAIEDLVKAVDAGKIDSILSNVDKVTKDVASASSDIQGIMETVQSTARNFEAASTEVQTVVKRADELLASVDPAKVSTVVGDVSAATADARDAVANFKRIADDVGARRADIDQAVSDFTDMGRKLNLASSRVDGILAKVDGMLGTDDANSLFAKARETLTSFKAVADNLNARIGPIADNLTRFSSSGLKDFQALIGSTRQTVDNLNNAITNIDRDPQRLIFGGETVKQYDGRTRR, from the coding sequence ATGGAAACCAAGGCGAACTACACCATAGTCGGAATTTTCACGCTGATCGTGATCGCCGCCGCATTCGGCTTCGTGTACTGGATGGCGGAATTTGGCCGTGGCGGCCCGACGGCGCAGCTTGTCGTGCGTATTCCCGGCTCCGCCAACGGCCTTTCTGTCGGCTCGCCGGTGCGCTTTAACGGCATTCCTGTCGGCACCGTGCGCGGGCTCGCCATCGACCGCGACGATCCGGCCTATTCCATCGCCTTTACCGAGGTGCAGGCCGATGCCCCGGTTTTCCCTTCGACCCGCGCCGTGCTTGAAATTCAGGGCCTGACGGGTGCTGCCTATATCGAGCTTTCCGGCGGCAACAAGGATGGCGAGCGTATTCTGCAGAAATCCGCCGAGACCGGCGTTCCGGCGGAACTGACGGCCGATCTTTCCAGCGTCACCAATCTGCTTGCCACCGCCGACAAGATTTTGAAGCGCGCCGATGGCGCCATCGGCGAATTGCAGGGTTTCGTGCAGGACGCCCGTGGTCCGCTGACGCAGACTGTGCGCAATGCCGAGAAGTTCTCCGATGCGCTGGCGGCCAATTCCGACGGCATCAAGAATTTCATTGCAAGCCTCAGCTCGCTTTCCACCACGGTGCAGTCAGTCTCGGTGCGTCTCGACGGCACGCTGACCGCTATCGAGGATCTGGTGAAGGCGGTGGATGCCGGCAAGATCGATTCCATCCTGTCGAATGTCGACAAGGTGACGAAGGATGTCGCGTCGGCTTCCAGCGATATTCAGGGCATCATGGAGACGGTGCAGAGCACGGCACGCAATTTCGAGGCGGCGAGCACGGAAGTGCAGACCGTGGTGAAGCGCGCGGATGAGCTTCTGGCCTCCGTCGATCCCGCCAAGGTGAGCACCGTGGTCGGCGATGTTTCCGCCGCGACCGCCGATGCGCGTGATGCCGTGGCGAACTTCAAGCGGATTGCCGATGATGTCGGTGCCCGCCGCGCCGATATCGATCAGGCGGTTTCCGACTTCACCGACATGGGCCGCAAGCTGAACCTCGCCTCCAGCCGTGTTGACGGCATTCTCGCCAAGGTGGACGGTATGCTCGGCACCGATGACGCCAATTCGCTGTTTGCCAAGGCGCGCGAGACGCTGACCTCGTTCAAGGCCGTGGCCGACAATCTCAATGCCCGTATCGGGCCGATTGCCGACAATCTGACCCGCTTCTCCAGCTCTGGCCTCAAGGATTTCCAGGCCCTGATCGGCAGCACGCGGCAGACGGTCGACAATCTCAACAATGCCATCACCAATATCGACCGCGATCCGCAGCGGTTGATTTTCGGCGGCGAAACCGTGAAACAATATGACGGCAGAACAAGGCGTTAA
- a CDS encoding ABC transporter ATP-binding protein, producing MEKLDQTPQETKTGKDGREVVLSVEGVTVGFNGRNVLENLDLDVYRGEILGFIGPSGAGKSVLMRAILRLLPRQAGAIRILGTDYDKASEDDRMMLDQRLGVLFQQGALFSGLTVKENIQLPMREYLDLPKKLMDELAYLKIEMVGLKPDAGDKYPSELSGGMIKRAALARALSLDPDLVFLDEPTSGLDPIGAAEFDMLIARLRDSLGLTVYMVTHDLDSLFSVCDRIAVLGQKKVLVEGTLQDMFACDDPWVQSYFRGKRARSVVLPDGKHENPVE from the coding sequence TTGGAGAAACTGGACCAGACACCGCAGGAGACCAAAACCGGGAAAGACGGGCGCGAGGTGGTGCTTTCCGTCGAGGGCGTGACCGTTGGTTTCAACGGCCGCAACGTGCTCGAAAATCTCGATCTCGATGTCTATCGCGGCGAAATCCTCGGCTTCATCGGTCCCTCAGGTGCGGGCAAATCCGTGTTGATGCGCGCGATTTTGCGGCTCCTGCCGCGGCAGGCGGGTGCGATCCGCATTCTCGGCACCGACTATGACAAGGCGAGCGAAGACGACCGCATGATGCTCGACCAGCGGCTCGGTGTGCTGTTCCAGCAGGGCGCGCTGTTTTCCGGCCTGACGGTGAAGGAAAACATCCAGCTGCCGATGCGGGAATATCTCGACCTGCCGAAGAAGCTGATGGACGAGCTTGCCTATCTGAAGATCGAGATGGTCGGCCTGAAGCCCGATGCCGGCGACAAGTACCCGTCGGAACTGTCAGGCGGCATGATCAAGCGTGCGGCGCTCGCCCGGGCGCTGTCGCTCGATCCCGACCTCGTCTTCCTCGATGAGCCGACATCCGGCCTCGATCCCATCGGGGCGGCGGAATTTGATATGCTCATCGCACGCTTGCGTGATTCGCTCGGCCTGACCGTCTATATGGTGACGCACGACCTCGACAGCCTGTTTTCCGTCTGTGACCGTATTGCGGTTCTTGGCCAGAAGAAGGTGCTGGTGGAAGGGACATTGCAGGACATGTTCGCCTGCGACGACCCGTGGGTGCAGTCCTATTTCCGCGGCAAACGGGCACGCTCTGTCGTTCTTCCGGACGGCAAACACGAAAATCCGGTGGAGTAA
- a CDS encoding ABC transporter permease, with translation MQEQDTRQQANPAAITEDGSVSGGGLRYVMSGSWRNSNLSGIFENLDRIEKSKSGGSVEIDLSAVEAIDTTGAWIIQRLRKDLEANGATVTLTGNDRIEDVIGQLPDKAEMQAEPVARPGLVERIFAPIGQAVIQNGADFLAGMYILGSAVRGAQMKLGRGRGVSPAAIVNQIDHMGVRAVPIIMLMSFLIGAIIAQQGAFQLRYFGAEVFVVDLVGILQLREIGVLLTAIMIAGRSGSAITAEIGSMKMREEIDALKVIGLNPVGVLVFPRLVALTIALPLLTILANFAALFGAAIVAFAYSGITFEVFLSRLHGAVEESTIAAGMIKAPFMALIIGIVAAVEGMKVGGSAESLGQHVTSSVVKSIFVVILVDGLFAIFYAAIDF, from the coding sequence ATGCAAGAACAGGACACACGGCAACAGGCGAACCCGGCCGCAATCACCGAAGACGGTTCCGTCTCCGGCGGCGGCTTGCGTTATGTCATGAGCGGCTCCTGGCGCAACAGCAATCTCTCCGGCATTTTCGAGAACCTCGACAGGATTGAAAAAAGCAAATCCGGCGGTTCTGTCGAAATTGATCTTTCCGCTGTCGAAGCCATCGACACGACGGGTGCCTGGATCATCCAGCGCCTGCGCAAGGATCTGGAGGCGAACGGCGCGACTGTCACACTCACCGGCAACGACCGGATCGAGGACGTCATCGGCCAATTGCCTGACAAGGCGGAGATGCAGGCCGAGCCCGTCGCCAGGCCGGGGCTGGTGGAGCGTATTTTTGCGCCGATCGGTCAGGCCGTCATCCAGAACGGCGCGGATTTCCTGGCGGGCATGTATATTCTCGGCTCCGCCGTGCGCGGCGCGCAGATGAAGCTCGGGCGCGGGCGCGGCGTATCGCCGGCGGCGATCGTCAACCAGATCGACCATATGGGCGTGCGCGCCGTGCCGATCATCATGCTGATGTCGTTCCTGATCGGTGCGATCATCGCCCAGCAGGGCGCGTTCCAGCTCAGATATTTCGGCGCGGAAGTCTTTGTCGTCGATCTCGTCGGCATTCTGCAACTGCGCGAAATCGGTGTGCTTCTGACCGCGATCATGATCGCCGGCCGTTCCGGCAGCGCGATCACGGCGGAAATCGGCTCGATGAAGATGCGCGAGGAAATCGACGCGCTGAAGGTGATCGGTCTCAACCCGGTCGGCGTGCTGGTGTTTCCGCGGCTGGTGGCGCTCACCATCGCACTGCCGCTCTTGACCATTCTCGCCAATTTTGCAGCGCTTTTTGGTGCTGCCATCGTGGCCTTTGCCTATTCCGGCATCACTTTCGAGGTGTTCCTGTCACGCCTGCATGGTGCGGTCGAGGAATCGACCATTGCGGCGGGCATGATCAAGGCGCCGTTCATGGCGCTGATCATCGGCATCGTCGCGGCGGTGGAAGGCATGAAGGTGGGCGGTTCGGCGGAATCGCTCGGCCAGCACGTCACCTCCTCGGTGGTGAAGTCGATCTTCGTCGTCATTCTGGTCGATGGTCTTTTCGCCATCTTCTACGCAGCCATCGATTTTTAG
- the dgcA gene encoding N-acetyl-D-Glu racemase DgcA: protein MPRYLQATTERFPVAGSFTISRGTRTHADVVTCIIREGSFTGRGECVPYPRYGESIKGVLADIEAMAERVAAGLTRQELQLAMKPGAARNAVDCALWDLEAKISGRGAAEQVLGQAAKPLVTAYTISLADPETMAAKTAENAGRPLLKIKTGTTDDEARLRAVRAAAPEARIIIDANEGWNDDNIEYYLRLAAELKISLIEQPLPASKDMILSRIDHPVLICADESVHSTKDLAGLRDRYDAINIKLDKTGGLTEALVMKTEAERLGFTIMVGCMLGTSLGMAPAVLAAQGTAFADLDGPLLLAQDREPGLVYEGSLVYPAPPELWG from the coding sequence ATGCCCCGTTACCTGCAAGCCACAACAGAACGCTTCCCCGTCGCCGGCAGTTTCACCATCTCACGCGGCACCCGCACGCATGCGGATGTCGTAACGTGCATCATCCGCGAAGGTTCCTTCACCGGCAGAGGCGAATGTGTGCCCTATCCGCGTTACGGCGAAAGCATCAAGGGTGTTCTTGCCGATATCGAAGCGATGGCCGAGCGGGTCGCCGCCGGCCTGACGCGGCAGGAATTGCAGCTGGCAATGAAGCCGGGTGCGGCCCGCAATGCGGTGGATTGCGCGCTCTGGGACCTCGAGGCCAAGATCAGCGGCAGGGGCGCCGCCGAGCAGGTTCTCGGACAGGCGGCAAAACCGCTTGTCACAGCCTATACGATCTCGCTTGCCGACCCCGAAACCATGGCCGCGAAGACCGCGGAGAATGCAGGCCGCCCACTTCTCAAGATCAAGACCGGCACCACAGACGACGAAGCCCGCCTGCGCGCCGTGCGCGCCGCAGCACCCGAAGCGCGTATCATCATCGATGCCAATGAAGGCTGGAACGATGATAATATCGAATATTATCTGCGGCTTGCGGCGGAACTGAAGATATCGCTGATCGAGCAGCCGTTGCCGGCCAGCAAGGATATGATCCTTTCCCGCATCGATCACCCGGTACTGATCTGCGCCGACGAAAGCGTGCATTCGACCAAGGACCTAGCCGGCCTGCGCGACCGTTACGATGCGATCAACATCAAGCTCGACAAGACCGGCGGCCTCACCGAAGCGCTTGTCATGAAAACGGAGGCCGAACGGCTCGGTTTCACCATCATGGTCGGCTGCATGCTCGGCACCTCGCTCGGCATGGCCCCTGCGGTGCTGGCAGCCCAAGGCACAGCCTTTGCCGATCTCGACGGGCCGCTGTTGTTGGCGCAGGATCGGGAGCCTGGGCTGGTTTATGAGGGTTCGCTGGTTTATCCGGCGCCGCCGGAATTGTGGGGGTAG
- a CDS encoding UDP-2,3-diacylglucosamine diphosphatase: MKSVAGQIETRQFRTLFISDIHLGSKAAKTDFLLDFLKYHEAETIILVGDIVDGWRLRRSWYWPQGCNDVVQKLLRKARKGTRIVYIPGNHDEFLREFPGMHFGGIEVAERMIHEAADGKKYLIIHGDEFDVVVRNARLLAYLGDWAYDAAIAINIAIAAVRRRIGLPYWSFSAWAKLQVKHAVNFIGEFQRVVAEEARRNNVDGVICGHIHHAVMEDMDGIRYINTGDWVESCTAIAENADGSFELITWMQTSDATAGQASDEMEPVDIPGLIGKHAA, translated from the coding sequence ATGAAATCCGTGGCCGGTCAAATCGAAACCAGACAGTTCAGAACGCTTTTCATTTCGGACATTCATCTTGGCTCCAAGGCGGCCAAGACGGATTTCCTGCTCGACTTCCTAAAGTATCACGAAGCCGAGACGATCATCCTTGTCGGCGACATCGTCGACGGCTGGCGCCTGCGCCGCAGCTGGTACTGGCCGCAGGGCTGCAACGACGTGGTGCAGAAGCTCCTGCGCAAGGCCCGCAAGGGAACGCGCATCGTCTATATTCCCGGCAACCACGATGAGTTCCTGCGGGAATTCCCCGGCATGCATTTCGGCGGCATCGAAGTGGCCGAGCGCATGATCCACGAGGCGGCCGACGGCAAGAAATACCTCATCATCCATGGCGACGAGTTCGACGTGGTGGTGCGCAATGCCCGCCTGCTCGCCTATCTCGGCGACTGGGCCTATGACGCGGCGATCGCCATCAACATCGCCATTGCCGCCGTGCGCCGCCGCATCGGCCTGCCTTACTGGTCGTTTTCGGCCTGGGCCAAGCTGCAGGTCAAGCACGCCGTCAACTTCATCGGCGAATTCCAGCGCGTGGTGGCCGAAGAGGCGCGGCGCAACAATGTCGACGGCGTGATCTGTGGCCATATTCACCATGCTGTCATGGAAGACATGGACGGCATCCGCTACATCAATACCGGCGACTGGGTGGAAAGCTGCACGGCGATCGCCGAAAACGCCGATGGCAGCTTCGAGCTGATCACCTGGATGCAGACCAGCGATGCCACCGCCGGTCAGGCATCGGACGAGATGGAGCCGGTGGATATTCCGGGGCTGATCGGCAAGCATGCGGCCTGA